From the genome of Geothrix sp. 21YS21S-4, one region includes:
- a CDS encoding flavocytochrome c translates to MSDETKDMSRRGFLGAGGAALLGGVVLGALPLEGKSLGEPTTAQLPKTWDETHDVVVVGTGFAGLSAAIEARLAGASVLVIEKMPVHGGNSIINGGDFAAPANSFQKAAGIQDSPDQMLKDMLKAGSNLNHLKLAKTVAEHANESLEWARTYVGAEFTRLNYHGGHSVKRSVQTVNQSGSELVNKLLAKAQELGVKVVTRTKLTRLLLGAGGRIVGVEVRQGHKWPDEASGTLAAIKARRAVVLASGGFSRDVALRQIHDPRLTPNFESTNHPGATGEALLAACRAGAMDVQMDWIQLGPWTSPDEPGFGHTPQVCERIVGYGLMVDPKTGKRFFKETGNRKERADAIIAIGHPVVIVGDSAAIGGQVVPKVLGKAMEVGAVRRFNTLDEVARAYDMPAGTFLEEVTRWNGFVEKKKDPDFDCKIFPDALPTAKAPFYAMRLWPRVHHTMGGLVIDDRAQVTGFDMKPMPGLYAAGEVTGGVHGAVRLGSVAMADCVVFGRIAGRNAGREKAWS, encoded by the coding sequence ATGAGCGACGAAACCAAAGACATGAGCCGCCGGGGATTCCTCGGCGCGGGCGGCGCGGCCCTGCTGGGCGGCGTGGTGCTCGGCGCCCTCCCGCTGGAGGGCAAGAGCCTGGGCGAACCCACCACCGCCCAGCTTCCCAAGACCTGGGACGAGACCCACGACGTGGTGGTGGTGGGAACGGGCTTCGCGGGCCTGTCGGCCGCCATCGAGGCGCGGCTGGCGGGGGCCAGCGTGCTGGTGATCGAGAAGATGCCCGTCCACGGCGGCAACTCGATCATCAACGGCGGCGACTTCGCCGCGCCCGCCAACAGCTTCCAGAAGGCGGCGGGCATCCAGGATTCCCCCGACCAGATGCTGAAGGACATGCTGAAGGCGGGCTCCAACCTCAACCACCTGAAGCTGGCGAAGACCGTGGCCGAGCACGCCAACGAGTCCCTCGAATGGGCGCGGACCTACGTTGGAGCGGAGTTCACCCGTCTCAACTACCACGGCGGCCACTCGGTCAAGCGCTCCGTCCAGACCGTGAACCAGTCCGGGTCGGAGCTGGTGAACAAGCTGCTGGCCAAGGCCCAGGAACTGGGGGTGAAGGTGGTGACGCGCACCAAGCTGACGCGGCTGCTCCTGGGCGCCGGAGGCCGGATCGTGGGCGTGGAGGTCCGCCAGGGCCACAAGTGGCCCGACGAGGCCTCCGGCACCCTGGCCGCGATCAAGGCGCGCCGTGCGGTGGTACTGGCCTCGGGCGGGTTCTCCCGCGACGTGGCGCTCCGCCAGATCCACGATCCGCGCCTCACGCCGAACTTCGAATCCACGAACCATCCGGGAGCCACGGGCGAAGCGCTGCTGGCGGCCTGCCGCGCCGGCGCCATGGACGTCCAGATGGACTGGATCCAGCTGGGCCCCTGGACCAGCCCCGACGAGCCGGGCTTCGGCCACACCCCGCAGGTCTGCGAGCGCATCGTCGGCTACGGCCTGATGGTCGATCCCAAGACCGGCAAGCGCTTCTTCAAGGAGACCGGCAACCGCAAGGAGCGCGCCGACGCCATCATCGCCATCGGCCATCCGGTGGTGATCGTCGGGGATTCCGCCGCCATCGGCGGGCAGGTGGTCCCCAAGGTGCTCGGCAAGGCGATGGAGGTCGGCGCGGTGCGGCGCTTCAACACCCTCGACGAGGTGGCCCGAGCCTACGACATGCCGGCCGGCACCTTCCTGGAGGAAGTCACCCGCTGGAACGGCTTCGTGGAGAAGAAGAAGGATCCGGATTTCGACTGCAAGATCTTCCCCGACGCCCTGCCCACCGCGAAGGCGCCCTTCTACGCCATGCGGCTGTGGCCGCGGGTCCACCACACCATGGGCGGGCTGGTCATCGACGACCGGGCGCAGGTGACGGGCTTCGACATGAAGCCGATGCCCGGACTCTACGCCGCGGGCGAAGTCACCGGCGGCGTCCACGGCGCGGTCCGCCTGGGCAGCGTCGCCATGGCCGACTGCGTGGTCTTCGGGCGCATCGCCGGCCGGAACGCGGGCCGCGAGAAGGCCTGGAGCTGA
- a CDS encoding porin: MKTKTILLLLSASAPMWSQASDVQIYGTFMPFLDHIKTSGATAPGLSPANGGATQVAASAYTGDLGNLPARNRMTSGTSNLGFKGNFKVNDDLKIIWQIESAVSPDGDAPNSLTSRNSCLGLEGSWGRVFYGNWDTPYKYPILLVGALRGLNPFDNVLTANPGFNVPGTTTQNGRVNGKADAAFNRRQGNSVQYWSPDLNGFSARVAYSVNEGKTTATTTVPSVSPDLYSALLSYRKGAFSISYGFEQHNDYFGLAQLGGSAGATQTNTSSKDVGHELVASYSFPTGTKISAITERLTYDTDDTAAGKVNRYERDAWYLLVQQRWGAHQCFGSYGKAGAGTAKVVGGGPVTTNGLGGAQWSLGYTYGLSKTADFYASVYGMNNDRSASYALFPPVGTVAPGASTTGFGLGILYTF, from the coding sequence TTGAAAACGAAAACCATCCTTCTGCTGCTATCGGCGAGCGCGCCGATGTGGTCCCAGGCCAGTGACGTCCAGATCTACGGGACGTTCATGCCGTTCCTCGATCACATCAAGACCTCCGGTGCCACGGCGCCCGGGCTGTCCCCGGCCAACGGCGGCGCCACCCAGGTGGCCGCCTCGGCCTACACGGGTGACCTGGGCAACCTGCCCGCCCGGAACCGCATGACCTCGGGCACCTCGAACCTGGGGTTCAAGGGCAACTTCAAGGTGAACGACGATCTGAAGATCATCTGGCAGATCGAGAGCGCCGTGAGCCCGGACGGGGACGCCCCGAACAGCCTCACCAGCCGCAACAGCTGCCTGGGGCTCGAGGGAAGCTGGGGGCGGGTGTTCTATGGCAACTGGGACACGCCCTACAAGTACCCGATCCTCCTCGTGGGAGCGCTGCGGGGCCTGAATCCCTTCGACAACGTGCTGACCGCGAACCCCGGGTTCAACGTGCCGGGCACCACGACGCAGAACGGCCGGGTGAACGGGAAGGCCGACGCGGCCTTCAACCGGCGCCAGGGCAACAGCGTGCAGTACTGGAGCCCCGATCTGAACGGCTTCTCCGCGCGGGTGGCGTATTCGGTCAACGAAGGGAAGACCACCGCCACGACCACGGTGCCCTCCGTCAGTCCGGATCTCTACTCCGCCCTGCTGTCCTACCGGAAGGGCGCCTTCTCCATCAGCTACGGCTTCGAGCAGCACAACGACTACTTCGGGCTGGCGCAGCTCGGCGGGTCGGCGGGAGCCACGCAGACCAACACCTCGTCCAAGGACGTGGGCCACGAGCTGGTGGCCTCCTACAGCTTCCCCACGGGGACGAAGATCTCGGCCATCACGGAGCGGCTGACCTACGACACGGACGACACCGCCGCGGGCAAGGTGAACCGCTACGAGCGGGACGCGTGGTACCTGCTGGTGCAGCAGCGGTGGGGCGCCCACCAGTGCTTCGGCTCCTACGGGAAGGCCGGGGCGGGAACCGCCAAGGTGGTGGGCGGCGGCCCCGTGACGACCAACGGCTTGGGCGGCGCCCAGTGGAGTCTCGGCTACACCTACGGGCTGTCGAAGACGGCGGATTTCTACGCCTCCGTCTACGGGATGAACAACGACCGGTCGGCGAGCTACGCGCTGTTCCCGCCCGTGGGCACCGTCGCCCCCGGCGCGTCCACCACCGGCTTCGGCCTCGGCATTCTCTACACCTTCTGA
- a CDS encoding AraC family transcriptional regulator, which yields MDTLFAVWPLNERSNLHWRMGEPAPHRHPFHQMFFITEGTGTHWVDGEETRIRGPWVMLLAKGKTHLYLPDVEAEGWLFDFDEAFLDGDAAWMFSHFVALSNLPLPKDGLFQQACDLARLMWDIGKIRTDESLPALRHLMSAFIHLLEPRMRGAATRNQPHRASDLQLFQGFLRHLDVSFAAEKDVDFYAHQLRCTPRRLGAACRVILGKTPQHLISERCMLEAKRLLAHSDMSVQQIAAGLGCEDQSNFTKAFRKATGETPSAYRKRLGLIQPASLPG from the coding sequence ATGGATACGCTGTTCGCGGTTTGGCCCCTCAATGAGCGCAGCAACCTGCACTGGCGCATGGGGGAGCCGGCGCCCCACCGTCACCCCTTCCACCAGATGTTCTTCATCACGGAAGGCACCGGCACGCACTGGGTGGACGGCGAGGAGACGCGGATCCGGGGCCCCTGGGTGATGCTGCTGGCCAAGGGGAAGACCCACCTCTACCTTCCCGACGTGGAAGCCGAGGGGTGGCTGTTCGATTTCGACGAGGCGTTCCTGGACGGCGACGCCGCGTGGATGTTCTCCCATTTCGTCGCCCTGTCGAACCTGCCGCTTCCGAAGGACGGGCTCTTCCAGCAGGCCTGCGACCTGGCGCGGCTGATGTGGGACATCGGGAAGATCCGCACCGATGAATCCCTGCCCGCGCTGCGCCATCTGATGTCCGCCTTCATCCACCTGCTGGAGCCGCGGATGCGCGGCGCGGCCACCCGGAACCAGCCCCACCGCGCCTCCGACCTCCAGCTCTTCCAGGGGTTCCTGCGCCACCTGGACGTGTCGTTCGCGGCGGAGAAGGACGTGGATTTCTACGCCCATCAGCTGCGCTGCACGCCCCGCCGCCTGGGCGCGGCGTGCCGGGTCATCCTCGGGAAGACGCCCCAGCACCTGATCTCCGAGCGCTGCATGCTGGAGGCCAAGCGCCTGCTGGCCCATTCGGACATGAGCGTGCAGCAGATCGCGGCGGGCCTCGGCTGCGAGGACCAGTCCAATTTCACCAAGGCCTTCCGCAAGGCCACCGGCGAAACGCCGTCCGCGTACCGCAAGCGGCTGGGCCTCATCCAGCCGGCGTCGCTGCCGGGCTGA
- a CDS encoding S41 family peptidase → MRLLPFFSTALVVAASLCAPAQVDARLMRYPDVSATQIAFTYANDLWIVPKTGGVAQRLSTPKGEEAFARFSPDGKELAFSANYDGNLDVYVLPVGGGVPARVTYHPMADRLVDWTPDGKSLLFASGRESGKDRFNKLFKVGKEGGLPEAFPLPYVEFGALSPDGKVLAYQPISTDFRTWKRYRGGMASEIWFYDLEKKTASRLPSEAGSNDSQPMWYGGKLYFLSDRDSVKRANVWSYDPATKAFKQITFFKDYDAHFPAVGPSDIVLEAGGRLHRIELPSEKVVEVKVEVTTDRATLRPRTENASRLLGRPDVSAQGKRAVFEARGEVFSVPAEKGYVVNLTRTSGAAERFPALSPDGKQVAYFSDRSGEYELCLRAADGSGEERQVTHLGPGFRYRIFWSPDGKRVAFVDQAMRVNLCDVDTGRVQAVDKGHFMFEDGLEGFRASWSADSRWVAYARDTPNQNSVVVLYDTKTAHRHEVTSPFYNAGDAAFDPEGKYLFLSTGQQFSPSYSDLDNTWIYAATTRLAAIPLRKDVPSPIGARNDAEAGKDEKKDDKKEADKKEGDKKDGDKAEAPKPVEIDLDGIEARMVLLPPAPGYYTDVAAAKGKLVYRRAAQLNPTGETKTTLYTYDLEEREEKTVLADVDGAILTRDGKKLLVNRKQEYAVVELKPDQKFDKKLPTAELMMTVDPQAEWQQIFNDAWRLERDFFYDPGMHGVDWKAMRSRYGSLLKDCVTREDVNFVIGELISELNASHAYRGGGDLEMPARLGTGLLGADFALENGAYRIKTILRGADWDAQNRGPLVQPGLKVKEGDYLLAVNRTPLDVRKDPWAAFQGLAGKTVLLTVNDKPSLEGARDVLADTVASDYTLRYWAWVEANRKYVEKVSGGRLGYIYVPDTTVGGQTDLVRQFRGQWDKAGLIIDERFNSGGQIPDRFVELLGRKTLNYYGVRDGKDWQWPPVAHDGPKAMLINGWSGSGGDCFPFLFKQAGLGPLIGRRTWGGLIGISGAPNLIDGGGVTVPTFGIYSKDGKWIVEGYGVDPDIEVMDDPALLAQGKDPQLDRAIQEVEAALKKQPKAAVKPPYPNRSN, encoded by the coding sequence ATGCGCCTGCTTCCCTTCTTTTCCACCGCCCTGGTCGTGGCGGCTTCCCTGTGCGCTCCGGCGCAGGTGGACGCCCGCTTGATGCGCTATCCCGACGTGTCGGCGACCCAGATCGCCTTCACCTACGCCAACGACCTGTGGATCGTCCCCAAGACCGGCGGCGTGGCCCAGCGGCTGTCCACGCCCAAGGGCGAGGAGGCCTTCGCCCGCTTCTCGCCGGACGGCAAGGAGCTGGCCTTCAGCGCCAACTACGACGGGAACCTGGACGTCTACGTCCTCCCCGTCGGCGGCGGCGTTCCCGCCCGCGTGACCTACCACCCCATGGCCGACCGGCTGGTGGACTGGACGCCCGACGGCAAGTCCCTGCTGTTCGCCTCCGGACGGGAATCCGGCAAGGACCGGTTCAACAAGCTGTTCAAGGTGGGGAAGGAAGGCGGCCTGCCGGAGGCCTTCCCCCTGCCCTACGTCGAATTCGGCGCCCTGTCGCCGGACGGCAAGGTGCTGGCCTACCAGCCCATCTCGACGGACTTCCGCACCTGGAAGCGCTACCGCGGCGGGATGGCGTCGGAGATCTGGTTCTACGACCTGGAGAAGAAGACCGCCAGCCGCCTCCCCAGCGAGGCCGGCTCCAACGACTCCCAGCCCATGTGGTACGGCGGGAAGCTGTACTTCCTGTCGGACCGCGACAGCGTGAAGCGCGCCAACGTCTGGTCCTACGATCCCGCCACCAAGGCCTTCAAGCAGATCACCTTCTTCAAGGACTACGACGCCCACTTCCCCGCCGTCGGCCCCTCGGACATCGTCCTGGAAGCGGGCGGGCGGCTCCACCGCATCGAGCTGCCCAGCGAGAAGGTGGTGGAGGTGAAGGTGGAGGTCACCACGGACCGCGCCACCCTCCGTCCCCGGACGGAAAACGCCAGCCGGCTGCTGGGCCGCCCGGACGTCTCCGCCCAGGGCAAGCGGGCGGTGTTCGAGGCCCGGGGCGAGGTCTTCTCCGTGCCCGCGGAAAAGGGCTACGTCGTGAACCTCACCCGCACCTCCGGCGCGGCGGAGCGCTTCCCCGCCCTGTCGCCCGACGGCAAGCAGGTGGCGTACTTCAGCGACCGCAGCGGCGAGTACGAGCTGTGCCTCCGCGCCGCGGACGGCTCCGGCGAGGAGCGCCAGGTCACGCACCTGGGCCCCGGCTTCCGCTACCGCATCTTCTGGTCGCCGGACGGCAAGCGCGTGGCCTTCGTCGACCAGGCCATGCGCGTCAACCTGTGCGACGTGGACACCGGCCGCGTCCAGGCCGTGGACAAGGGCCACTTCATGTTCGAGGACGGGCTGGAGGGCTTCCGCGCGAGCTGGTCCGCCGACAGCCGCTGGGTCGCCTACGCCCGCGACACGCCCAACCAGAACAGCGTGGTGGTGCTCTACGACACGAAGACCGCCCACCGCCACGAGGTCACCTCGCCCTTCTACAACGCGGGCGACGCCGCCTTCGATCCCGAGGGCAAGTACCTGTTCCTGTCCACGGGCCAGCAGTTCAGCCCCAGCTACAGCGACCTCGACAACACCTGGATCTACGCCGCCACGACGCGGCTGGCCGCCATTCCCCTGCGGAAGGACGTGCCCTCCCCCATCGGCGCCCGGAACGACGCCGAGGCCGGCAAGGACGAAAAGAAGGACGACAAGAAGGAAGCGGACAAAAAGGAAGGCGATAAGAAGGACGGCGACAAGGCCGAAGCTCCCAAGCCCGTGGAGATCGACCTCGACGGGATCGAGGCGCGCATGGTCCTGCTGCCGCCCGCGCCCGGCTACTACACGGACGTCGCCGCGGCCAAGGGCAAGCTGGTCTACCGCCGCGCCGCGCAGTTGAACCCCACCGGCGAGACCAAGACCACGCTCTACACCTACGACCTGGAAGAGCGCGAGGAGAAGACCGTCCTGGCCGACGTCGACGGCGCCATCCTGACCCGCGACGGGAAGAAGCTCCTGGTGAACCGGAAGCAGGAATACGCCGTGGTGGAGCTGAAGCCCGACCAGAAGTTCGACAAGAAGCTGCCCACCGCCGAGCTGATGATGACGGTGGATCCCCAGGCCGAATGGCAGCAGATCTTCAACGACGCCTGGCGGCTGGAGCGCGACTTCTTCTACGACCCCGGCATGCACGGCGTCGACTGGAAGGCCATGCGGAGCCGCTACGGCAGCCTGCTGAAGGACTGCGTCACCCGCGAGGACGTCAACTTCGTCATCGGCGAGCTCATCTCCGAATTGAACGCTTCCCACGCCTATCGCGGCGGCGGCGACCTGGAGATGCCGGCCCGCCTCGGCACCGGCCTCCTGGGCGCGGACTTCGCGCTGGAGAACGGCGCCTACCGCATCAAGACCATCCTCCGCGGCGCCGACTGGGACGCCCAGAACCGCGGCCCCCTGGTCCAGCCCGGACTGAAGGTGAAGGAGGGCGACTACCTCCTCGCCGTGAACCGCACGCCGCTGGACGTCCGCAAGGACCCCTGGGCCGCCTTCCAGGGCCTGGCGGGCAAGACCGTGCTGCTCACCGTCAACGACAAGCCCTCCCTCGAGGGCGCCCGCGACGTGCTCGCCGACACCGTCGCCAGCGACTACACCCTGCGCTACTGGGCCTGGGTCGAAGCCAACCGGAAGTACGTGGAGAAGGTCTCCGGCGGCCGCCTCGGCTACATCTACGTGCCCGACACCACCGTCGGCGGCCAGACGGACCTCGTCCGCCAGTTCCGCGGCCAGTGGGACAAGGCCGGCCTGATCATCGACGAGCGCTTCAACAGCGGCGGCCAGATCCCCGACCGCTTCGTGGAGCTGCTGGGCCGGAAGACCCTCAACTACTACGGCGTCCGCGACGGCAAGGACTGGCAGTGGCCGCCGGTGGCGCATGACGGCCCCAAGGCCATGCTGATCAACGGCTGGAGCGGATCGGGCGGCGACTGCTTCCCCTTCCTGTTCAAGCAGGCGGGGCTCGGTCCCCTCATCGGCCGCCGCACCTGGGGCGGACTGATCGGAATCAGCGGCGCGCCCAACCTGATCGACGGCGGCGGCGTGACCGTCCCCACCTTCGGGATCTACTCGAAGGACGGCAAGTGGATCGTGGAAGGCTACGGCGTCGACCCCGACATCGAGGTGATGGACGATCCCGCCCTGCTCGCCCAGGGCAAGGATCCCCAGCTGGACCGCGCCATCCAGGAAGTCGAAGCGGCCCTCAAGAAGCAGCCCAAGGCGGCCGTCAAACCGCCCTATCCCAACCGCTCCAACTAG
- a CDS encoding NADH:flavin oxidoreductase/NADH oxidase → MSTLFAPFQLKAVTLRNRVAVPPMCQYSARNGFITDWHPAHYAGMARGGAGLVIVEATGVSPEGRITPGCTGLWNDEQAEGLARIAHGIKAAGAVPGIQIGHAGRKASANLPWEGDDHIPADDPRGWETISPSAIAFGGGLSRVPKEMTIADIERVKADFVAAARRARDAGFEWLELHFAHGYLAQSFFSIHANHRTDQYGGDAAGRSRFLLETLDAVRAVWPDNLPLTARFGVIEFDGRDGETLAESIELVRRMRGTGLDFLNVSMGFSTIEGKTPWAPAFMVPIAARVRREVGLPVSTAWGIDGAEDAERAVAQGQMDLVMIGRAHLANPHYAYELAKSLGVDRPAWTALPAPYAHWLSRYRGAGEGSAQ, encoded by the coding sequence ATGTCGACGCTCTTTGCTCCCTTTCAGTTGAAGGCCGTGACGTTGCGGAACCGCGTCGCCGTTCCCCCCATGTGCCAATACAGCGCGAGGAACGGCTTCATCACGGACTGGCACCCCGCGCACTATGCCGGGATGGCGCGGGGCGGAGCCGGCTTGGTGATCGTCGAAGCGACGGGGGTTTCTCCGGAAGGCCGCATCACGCCGGGATGCACCGGCCTGTGGAACGACGAACAGGCCGAAGGGCTCGCGCGGATCGCCCACGGCATCAAGGCCGCCGGCGCCGTGCCGGGCATCCAGATCGGCCACGCGGGCCGCAAGGCGAGCGCCAACCTTCCGTGGGAAGGCGACGACCACATCCCGGCGGACGATCCCCGCGGGTGGGAGACGATCTCGCCCTCGGCCATCGCGTTCGGCGGCGGCTTGTCCAGGGTTCCGAAGGAAATGACCATCGCGGACATCGAGCGCGTCAAAGCCGATTTCGTAGCCGCCGCCCGCCGCGCCCGCGATGCCGGATTCGAATGGCTGGAGCTGCACTTCGCGCACGGGTATCTCGCCCAGAGTTTCTTTTCGATCCACGCCAACCACCGAACGGATCAGTACGGCGGGGACGCCGCAGGGCGCAGCCGGTTCCTCCTCGAAACCCTCGACGCGGTCCGCGCGGTCTGGCCCGACAACCTGCCGCTTACGGCGCGGTTCGGCGTCATCGAATTCGACGGGCGGGACGGGGAGACGCTCGCGGAATCCATCGAGCTGGTCCGCCGGATGCGGGGCACCGGCCTGGACTTTCTCAACGTCAGCATGGGGTTCTCGACCATCGAGGGAAAGACGCCGTGGGCGCCGGCGTTCATGGTTCCCATCGCAGCCCGCGTGCGCCGGGAGGTCGGCCTGCCGGTGAGCACGGCGTGGGGCATCGACGGCGCCGAGGATGCTGAACGCGCGGTGGCCCAGGGGCAGATGGACCTGGTGATGATCGGCCGGGCGCACTTGGCGAATCCGCACTACGCCTATGAGCTGGCGAAATCGCTCGGGGTCGATCGGCCCGCGTGGACGGCCCTTCCGGCGCCTTACGCTCACTGGCTCTCGCGCTACCGTGGAGCCGGAGAAGGATCGGCCCAGTAG
- a CDS encoding dienelactone hydrolase family protein, with amino-acid sequence MRRAALALSLAVLPAFAGQPLTYGNGPVKLAGYLSLPANAKGKVPGVVVIHQWMGLTDHERKVSDDLAKLGYAALAADIYGEGVRPKDGAEAGKLAGSYKGDRALYRRRIAAALDALKAQKGVDGARMAVIGFCFGGTGALEAARGGLPVKGVVSFHGGLDVPADFKPGAVSAKVLVCHGADDPFVPAKDVAAFQDEMRTSKADYVFVAYAGAVHAFTQKEAGGDNSKGAAYNEAAHRRSWQHMRDFLAEIF; translated from the coding sequence ATGCGCCGCGCCGCCCTTGCGTTGTCCCTCGCCGTTCTTCCCGCCTTCGCCGGTCAGCCGCTCACCTACGGGAACGGGCCGGTGAAGCTGGCGGGCTACCTGTCGCTGCCCGCGAACGCCAAGGGGAAGGTTCCGGGCGTGGTGGTGATCCACCAGTGGATGGGGCTCACCGATCACGAGCGGAAGGTCTCCGACGATCTGGCGAAGCTGGGCTACGCGGCGCTGGCGGCGGACATCTACGGCGAGGGCGTGCGTCCCAAGGACGGGGCCGAGGCCGGGAAGCTGGCCGGCAGCTACAAGGGAGACCGCGCCCTCTACCGCCGCCGGATCGCCGCCGCGCTGGACGCGCTGAAGGCCCAGAAGGGCGTGGACGGAGCGAGGATGGCGGTCATCGGATTCTGCTTCGGGGGGACGGGCGCCCTGGAAGCCGCGCGGGGCGGACTGCCGGTGAAGGGCGTGGTGTCCTTCCACGGCGGCCTCGACGTGCCCGCGGACTTCAAGCCCGGCGCCGTCAGCGCCAAGGTCCTGGTCTGCCACGGCGCGGACGATCCCTTCGTCCCCGCGAAGGACGTGGCCGCGTTCCAGGACGAGATGCGCACCTCCAAGGCTGACTACGTGTTCGTGGCCTACGCCGGGGCCGTCCACGCGTTCACCCAGAAGGAGGCGGGCGGCGACAACAGCAAGGGCGCCGCCTACAACGAGGCCGCCCACCGGCGCAGCTGGCAGCACATGCGGGATTTCCTGGCGGAGATCTTCTAA
- the dut gene encoding dUTP diphosphatase, with product MRIPVHQLPHGLGLDLPAAATAHAAGMDLRAAIPDGESWEIAPGQRRLVPTGLVMAIPPGFEGQVRPRSGLALRHGLTVLNAPGTIDADYRGEVQVLLINHGDASFELHRGERIAQLLIAPVESWTWIPEASVEALGDTGRGNGGYGSTGR from the coding sequence ATGCGCATTCCCGTCCACCAGCTTCCTCACGGCCTCGGCCTCGACCTTCCCGCCGCGGCCACGGCCCACGCCGCTGGCATGGACCTGCGCGCGGCGATCCCCGATGGCGAATCCTGGGAGATTGCACCGGGGCAGCGGCGGCTGGTGCCCACGGGGCTGGTGATGGCCATCCCGCCGGGTTTCGAAGGTCAGGTGCGGCCCCGGTCGGGGCTGGCGCTGCGCCACGGACTCACGGTGCTGAACGCCCCCGGGACCATCGACGCCGACTACCGTGGCGAGGTCCAGGTGCTCCTGATCAACCACGGCGACGCCTCCTTCGAGCTGCACCGCGGAGAGCGCATCGCCCAGCTCCTGATCGCGCCCGTGGAAAGCTGGACTTGGATCCCTGAAGCGAGCGTCGAAGCCCTCGGCGACACCGGCCGCGGCAACGGCGGCTACGGCAGCACCGGGCGCTGA
- the rlmN gene encoding 23S rRNA (adenine(2503)-C(2))-methyltransferase RlmN, which produces MAWSLFPEELAELGCPGSALETFRRLHRPWTWKDGAPDLGSGIRRWLEGVADLTLPRIVEGLGSSDGSTKLALELGDGKRIEAVHMPRKVRNPRVTYCISSQVGCAMGCTFCATGSMGILRNLQPGEIVGQVLALMAGLGPQRGHELTLVFMGMGEPLHNLDHLHRAIRLMCHPMGLGLGKGRITVSTSGLVSGIEKLAKLEPRPLLALSLNATTDEARSRTMPVNRVWNLARLRRALDDWGLRRGEKLTFEYVLIAGENDTEADAQRLADWLGDLRTGHNLNLIPLNEHAASSFREPGEDGVQRFSDWLKARGCFVTVRRSRGRDVQGACGQLVKEKG; this is translated from the coding sequence TTGGCCTGGTCGCTGTTTCCGGAGGAACTGGCGGAGTTGGGATGCCCGGGGAGCGCCCTGGAGACCTTCCGCCGGCTGCACCGGCCCTGGACGTGGAAGGACGGCGCCCCGGACCTGGGATCGGGCATCCGCCGCTGGCTGGAGGGCGTCGCGGATCTGACGCTGCCCCGCATCGTGGAGGGGCTGGGTTCGTCGGACGGATCCACGAAGCTGGCGCTGGAGCTGGGGGACGGGAAGCGCATCGAGGCCGTCCACATGCCGCGCAAGGTGCGGAATCCGCGCGTCACCTACTGCATTTCCAGCCAGGTGGGCTGCGCCATGGGGTGCACCTTCTGCGCGACGGGAAGCATGGGCATCCTGCGGAACCTCCAGCCCGGGGAGATCGTGGGGCAGGTCTTGGCCCTGATGGCGGGGCTGGGGCCGCAGCGGGGCCATGAGCTGACGCTGGTGTTCATGGGCATGGGCGAGCCGCTCCACAACCTGGACCATCTGCACCGGGCCATCCGGCTGATGTGCCATCCCATGGGGCTGGGCCTGGGGAAGGGGCGGATCACGGTCAGCACCTCGGGCCTGGTGAGCGGCATCGAGAAGCTGGCGAAGCTCGAGCCGCGGCCGCTGTTGGCCCTCAGCCTCAACGCCACCACGGACGAGGCGCGAAGCCGGACCATGCCCGTGAACCGCGTCTGGAATCTGGCGCGGCTGCGGCGCGCATTGGACGACTGGGGGCTGCGCCGCGGCGAGAAACTCACCTTCGAATACGTCCTGATCGCCGGGGAGAACGACACCGAGGCCGACGCCCAGCGCCTGGCCGATTGGCTGGGGGACCTCCGCACCGGCCACAACCTGAATCTGATTCCTCTCAACGAACACGCCGCCAGCTCGTTCCGCGAGCCGGGAGAAGATGGCGTCCAGCGCTTCTCCGACTGGCTGAAGGCCCGGGGTTGTTTCGTCACGGTCCGGCGGAGCCGCGGGCGGGACGTGCAGGGGGCCTGTGGGCAGCTGGTGAAGGAAAAGGGTTGA